A single region of the Vicia villosa cultivar HV-30 ecotype Madison, WI linkage group LG4, Vvil1.0, whole genome shotgun sequence genome encodes:
- the LOC131595349 gene encoding uncharacterized protein LOC131595349 isoform X1 yields MALKFLNKKGWHTGSLRNIENVWKAEQKHNAEEKKLDELRKQIQEERERSEFRQLQEKAGLVPHQERLEFLYDSGLSVGKTSEGFKALETVPKADATDVPSSSASKQDAGVPGALFEDKPQSANDAWRKLHSDPLLMIRQREQEALAKIKNNPVKMAMIRKSVEGKEHKKKDHSKKEKKKHRSKSKHKTQSDSEDDITERRKRRASDEDFDKKHHKAHSDSENESSEGERMRRRVHYEDKKYREESPSYHRSQSKVNDYKDVDDRKKNQYEDRKYREGSPSHHRSQRKVNDYKEDADDRKKNHYEDRKYRERSPNHHQSQRKVNDYKEDADDRKKNHYEDRKYRERSPSHHQSQRKVNDYKEDAEDRKKNHYEDRKYRERSPSHHQSQSKAKDYKEDAEDRNDSKSKSGRYAPEGQSNFDVSKRGNGGFREPSSTRSSATSLEQQSRYKRRNVAPKLSEEERAAKLRQMELAAELHEGERWKRIKKAEETDAKEAIQNTSSGGKNFLDNAQKSIYGAAEGGSSSIAESVRRRTHYSQGKSGGEGNAFRR; encoded by the exons ATGGCGTTGAAGTTTCTGAACAAGAAAGGATGGCACACGGGAAGTCTCAGAAACATCGAAAACGTTTGGAAAGCGGAGCAGAAGCATAACGCTGAGGAGAAGAAACTCGATGAACTTCGTAAGCAGATTCAAGAGGAACGTGAACGTAGCGAGTTTCGTCAGCTTCAGGAAAAAGCTGGTCTCGTGCC GCACCAGGAGAGGTTGGAGTTTTTGTATGATTCGGGATTGTCCGTTGGTAAGACTTCTGAAGGGTTCAAGGCGCTTGAAACTGTACCCAAAGCCGATGCAACAGATGTACCTTCCTCATCAGCTTCTAAA CAGGATGCAGGTGTTCCTGGAGCTTTATTTGAGGACAAGCCTCAGTCTGCTAATGATGCTTGGAGAAAGCTCCATTCTGATCCCTTACTGATGATTCGCCAGCGTGAACAGGAAGCACTTGCTAAGATTAAAAACAACCCTGTCAAGATGGCCATGATTAGAAAATCA GTTGAAGGAAAGGAACACAAGAAGAAAGACCACAGTAAGAAGGAAAAAAAGAAGCATCGATCCAAATCAAAGCACAAAACACAGTCTGATTCAGAAGATGACATTACTGAAAGGAGAAAAAGAAGGGCCAGTGATGAAGACTTTGACAAGAAACATCACAAGGCTCACTCAGATTCAGAGAATGAATCAAGTGAAGGAGAAAGGATGAGAAGGAGGGTTCATTATGAAGACAAAAAATACAGAGAAGAATCACCCAGTTACCACCGGAGTCAAAGCAAAGTCAATGACTATAAAGATGTTGATGACAGAAAGAAGAATCAATATGAAGACAGAAAATACAGAGAAGGATCACCCAGTCACCACCGGAGTCAAAGAAAAGTCAATGACTACAAAGAAGATGCTGATGACCGAAAGAAGAATCACTATGAAGACAGAAAATACAGAGAAAGATCACCCAATCACCACCAGAGTCAAAGAAAAGTCAATGACTATAAAGAAGATGCTGATGACAGAAAGAAGAATCACTATGAAGACAGAAAATACAGAGAAAGATCACCCAGTCACCACCAGAGTCAAAGAAAAGTCAATGACTATAAAGAAGACGCCGAGGACAGAAAGAAGAATCACTATGAAGACAGAAAATACAGAGAAAGATCACCCAGTCACCACCAGAGTCAAAGCAAAGCCAAAGACTATAAAGAAGACGCTGAGGACAGAAACGATAGCAAGTCAAAGTCAGGAAGATATGCTCCAGAAGGTCAGTCCAATTTTGATGTTTCTAAAAGGGGGAACGGGGGTTTTCGAGAACCAAGCTCTACTAGATCTTCTGCTACTTCGCTTGAGCAACAGTCGCGCTATAAGCGGAGGAATGTGGCACCTAAGCTTTCAGAAGAAGAGAGGGCTGCTAAACTTAGACAGATGGAACTTGCTGCTGAGTTGCATGAAGGGGAGAGATGGAAACGTATAAAGAAGGCTGAGGAGACTGATGCAAAGGAAGCAATCCAGAACACTAGTTCTGGTGGCAAGAATTTCTTGGATAATGCTCAAAAAAGTATATATGGTGCTGCAGAAGGGGGGAGCTCATCAATAGCCGAGAGTGTTCGACGGCGGACACATTATTCCCAAGGCAAATCTGGAGGTGAAGGCAATGCATTTAGGCGGTGA
- the LOC131595349 gene encoding uncharacterized protein LOC131595349 isoform X2, giving the protein MALKFLNKKGWHTGSLRNIENVWKAEQKHNAEEKKLDELRKQIQEERERSEFRQLQEKAGLVPHQERLEFLYDSGLSVGKTSEGFKALETVPKADATDVPSSSASKDAGVPGALFEDKPQSANDAWRKLHSDPLLMIRQREQEALAKIKNNPVKMAMIRKSVEGKEHKKKDHSKKEKKKHRSKSKHKTQSDSEDDITERRKRRASDEDFDKKHHKAHSDSENESSEGERMRRRVHYEDKKYREESPSYHRSQSKVNDYKDVDDRKKNQYEDRKYREGSPSHHRSQRKVNDYKEDADDRKKNHYEDRKYRERSPNHHQSQRKVNDYKEDADDRKKNHYEDRKYRERSPSHHQSQRKVNDYKEDAEDRKKNHYEDRKYRERSPSHHQSQSKAKDYKEDAEDRNDSKSKSGRYAPEGQSNFDVSKRGNGGFREPSSTRSSATSLEQQSRYKRRNVAPKLSEEERAAKLRQMELAAELHEGERWKRIKKAEETDAKEAIQNTSSGGKNFLDNAQKSIYGAAEGGSSSIAESVRRRTHYSQGKSGGEGNAFRR; this is encoded by the exons ATGGCGTTGAAGTTTCTGAACAAGAAAGGATGGCACACGGGAAGTCTCAGAAACATCGAAAACGTTTGGAAAGCGGAGCAGAAGCATAACGCTGAGGAGAAGAAACTCGATGAACTTCGTAAGCAGATTCAAGAGGAACGTGAACGTAGCGAGTTTCGTCAGCTTCAGGAAAAAGCTGGTCTCGTGCC GCACCAGGAGAGGTTGGAGTTTTTGTATGATTCGGGATTGTCCGTTGGTAAGACTTCTGAAGGGTTCAAGGCGCTTGAAACTGTACCCAAAGCCGATGCAACAGATGTACCTTCCTCATCAGCTTCTAAA GATGCAGGTGTTCCTGGAGCTTTATTTGAGGACAAGCCTCAGTCTGCTAATGATGCTTGGAGAAAGCTCCATTCTGATCCCTTACTGATGATTCGCCAGCGTGAACAGGAAGCACTTGCTAAGATTAAAAACAACCCTGTCAAGATGGCCATGATTAGAAAATCA GTTGAAGGAAAGGAACACAAGAAGAAAGACCACAGTAAGAAGGAAAAAAAGAAGCATCGATCCAAATCAAAGCACAAAACACAGTCTGATTCAGAAGATGACATTACTGAAAGGAGAAAAAGAAGGGCCAGTGATGAAGACTTTGACAAGAAACATCACAAGGCTCACTCAGATTCAGAGAATGAATCAAGTGAAGGAGAAAGGATGAGAAGGAGGGTTCATTATGAAGACAAAAAATACAGAGAAGAATCACCCAGTTACCACCGGAGTCAAAGCAAAGTCAATGACTATAAAGATGTTGATGACAGAAAGAAGAATCAATATGAAGACAGAAAATACAGAGAAGGATCACCCAGTCACCACCGGAGTCAAAGAAAAGTCAATGACTACAAAGAAGATGCTGATGACCGAAAGAAGAATCACTATGAAGACAGAAAATACAGAGAAAGATCACCCAATCACCACCAGAGTCAAAGAAAAGTCAATGACTATAAAGAAGATGCTGATGACAGAAAGAAGAATCACTATGAAGACAGAAAATACAGAGAAAGATCACCCAGTCACCACCAGAGTCAAAGAAAAGTCAATGACTATAAAGAAGACGCCGAGGACAGAAAGAAGAATCACTATGAAGACAGAAAATACAGAGAAAGATCACCCAGTCACCACCAGAGTCAAAGCAAAGCCAAAGACTATAAAGAAGACGCTGAGGACAGAAACGATAGCAAGTCAAAGTCAGGAAGATATGCTCCAGAAGGTCAGTCCAATTTTGATGTTTCTAAAAGGGGGAACGGGGGTTTTCGAGAACCAAGCTCTACTAGATCTTCTGCTACTTCGCTTGAGCAACAGTCGCGCTATAAGCGGAGGAATGTGGCACCTAAGCTTTCAGAAGAAGAGAGGGCTGCTAAACTTAGACAGATGGAACTTGCTGCTGAGTTGCATGAAGGGGAGAGATGGAAACGTATAAAGAAGGCTGAGGAGACTGATGCAAAGGAAGCAATCCAGAACACTAGTTCTGGTGGCAAGAATTTCTTGGATAATGCTCAAAAAAGTATATATGGTGCTGCAGAAGGGGGGAGCTCATCAATAGCCGAGAGTGTTCGACGGCGGACACATTATTCCCAAGGCAAATCTGGAGGTGAAGGCAATGCATTTAGGCGGTGA
- the LOC131595352 gene encoding uncharacterized protein LOC131595352, which yields MGCLSSKLIIARSISYHEERNQRSNSIPLLEDLIISTSGNSDRYLSLLCTANKVSNKLHSKSLSSNTTSKFSIEDESSEVIDKLEQENLSGFEEKDDLGSKDVVGNRSFHTVEEYDDMVNRIWLKESQIVQPIEFHNEEDDDDASIIKMEIQDQDSCIEKMQPLWLNKNEEVFQSHKTRMLEKGNKRKAIANRLESLRIPSDVEAPAIGESPAIGSLKEWLPADGIYSPGSYVTPKFGSYPSTNIRNENESNEDSIFSPELVSAFEQCMQKLEAEEENILKQILETVEEEEIDEGIMQT from the exons ATGGGGTGCCTTTCTTCAAAACTTATTATAGCAAGATCAATCAGTTACCATGAAGAGAGAAATCAAAGATCCAATAGTATTCCTTTGCTTGAAGATTTAATCATCTCAACTAGTGGTAATAGTGACCGCTACCTTTCTCTTCTCTGCACAGCAAACAAAGTATCCAATAAATTGCATTCTAAGAGCTTAAGTTCCAACACTACTTCAAAATTTTCTATTGAGGATGAAAGTTCTGAGGTTATTGACAAGTTGGAACAGGAGAATCTATCTGgttttgaagaaaaagatgacTTGGGATCTAAGGATGTTGTTGGTAATAGGAGTTTTCACACAGTTGAGGAATATGATGATATGGTTAATAGAATTTGGTTGAAGGAATCTCAAATTGTTCAACCAATTGAGTTTCAtaacgaagaagatgatgatgatgcctCGATAATCAAAATGGAAATTCAG GATCAAGATTCTTGCATTGAGAAAATGCAACCATTATGGTTAAACAAGAATGAAGAAGTGTTTCAAAGTCATAAAACAAGAATGCTTGAGAAGGGAAATAAGAGAAAGGCTATAGCAAATAGACTAGAATCTCTTAGAATTCCATCCGATGTTGAAGCTCCAGCCATTGGTGAATCTCCAGCCATTGGTAGTCTTAAAGAATGGCTTCCTGCAGATGGAATCTACTCTCCTGGATCCTATGTTACACCGAAATTCGGAAGCTATCCTTCAACAAACATTAGGAATGAAAATGAATCTAATGAGGATTCTATATTTAGTCCAGAGTTAGTTTCTGCTTTTGAACAGTGTATGCAAAAGCTTGAAGCAGAGGAAGAAAACATTTTGAAACAAATTCTAGAGACtgtggaagaagaagaaattgatgAAGGAATCATGCAGACCTAA
- the LOC131595350 gene encoding aspartyl protease family protein At5g10770-like → MSLFWFLLFSALLAIASSLVEIEGILLTHKHGGVHLKLYHITSVKSSAKSKSFLFSDMLAKDQERVMYLHSRLSTNSDSKNKVGVPKPKLVNMPLKSGLSIGSGNYVTKIGLGSPTKYYSMLVDTGSSFSWLQCQPCTIYCHAQDDPIFNPSSSNTYKTLPCSSPQCSSLKSSTLNEPSCSKVSNACVYKASYGDSSLSLGYLSQDVLTVTPTERLPNFVYGCGQDNQGLFGRSSGIIGMANDKLSMLAQLSGRYGNAFSYCLPTSFSAPNSTKEGFLSIGTSSLTPSSYKFTPLLKNPKVPSLYFIDLNTITVGGKPLAIAASSYKVPTIIDSGTVITRLPTPVYTALKNALVAILSKKYKPAPGISLLDTCFTGSVKEISQAVPVIALIFGGGAELPLTGHNTLLELEKGVTCLAIAGNSETSSIAIIGNYQQQTFKVTYDVANSKLGFAPGGCQ, encoded by the exons ATGAGTCTCTTTTGGTTTCTACTCTTCTCTGCACTTCTTGCAATAGCATCTTCTCTTGTGGAAATTGAAGGCAT TTTGTTGACTCACAAGCATGGCGGCGTGCATCTCAAATTGTATCATATCACAAGTGTCAAGTCATCTGCAAAATCCAAATCATTTTTATTCTCTGACATGCTCGCGAAAGATCAAGAGCGTGTCATGTACCTTCATTCCAGATTGTCCACCAATTCTGATTCCAAAAATAAAGTCGGAGTACCAAAACCGAAACTTGTCAACATGCCGTTGAAATCAGGTTTATCAATTGGTTCAGGAAATTATGTTACCAAAATAGGACTTGGTAGCCCTACAAAGTACTATAGCATGCTTGTAGACACAGGTAGTTCCTTTTCATGGCTCCAATGTCAACCTTGTACTATATACTGTCATGCACAAGATGATCCTATTTTCAATCCTTCGTCGTCGAATACCTATAAAACGTTACCGTGTTCATCCCCTCAATGTTCTTCTCTCAAATCTTCCACACTCAATGAACCAAGTTGTTCAAAAGTATCTAATGCCTGTGTCTACAAAGCAAGCTATGGCGATTCATCTCTCTCGCTCGGTTACTTGAGTCAAGATGTGTTAACCGTAACACCAACAGAGAGACTTCCGAATTTTGTGTACGGATGTGGACAGGATAATCAAGGTTTGTTTGGAAGGTCTTCGGGTATAATCGGTATGGCCAACGACAAACTCTCCATGCTTGCGCAATTGTCTGGAAGATACGGAAACGCGTTTTCCTACTGTCTTCCTACATCTTTTTCAGCCCCAAACTCTACCAAGGAAGGTTTCTTGTCAATCGGAACCTCATCGTTGACACCTTCGTCGTACAAATTCACGCCTTTACTTAAGAATCCAAAAGTTCCTAGCTTATATTTTATAGATTTGAATACAATCACAGTGGGAGGAAAGCCACTAGCAATTGCAGCATCAAGTTATAAGGTTCCTACTATCATCGATTCTGGCACAGTTATTACAAGGCTACCCACGCCTGTTTATACTGCGCTGAAAAATGCTTTAGTGGCAATCTTGTCCAAGAAATATAAACCAGCACCAGGAATTTCTTTATTGGATACTTGTTTTACAGGTAGCGTTAAGGAAATCTCACAAGCCGTGCCTGTGATCGCGCTTATTTTCGGAGGAGGTGCCGAGTTACCACTTACAGGTCATAATACCCTCTTAGAACTTGAGAAGGGAGTTACTTGTTTGGCTATAGCTGGAAATTCTGAAACTAGTTCTATTGCCATTATTGGGAATTATCAACAGCAAACATTTAAGGTGACTTATGATGTTGCCAATTCCAAACTTGGGTTTGCACCTGGTGGCTGCCAGTGA